One stretch of Arachis duranensis cultivar V14167 chromosome 1, aradu.V14167.gnm2.J7QH, whole genome shotgun sequence DNA includes these proteins:
- the LOC107473386 gene encoding asparagine synthetase [glutamine-hydrolyzing] 2, translated as MCGILACLWCSDDSSAKRSRIIHLAQRLKHRGPDWIGIFQHKGNYLAHQRLAIVDLTSGDQPLFNEDKTIAVVANGEIYNHEELRKKLPNHTFSTNSDCEVIAHLYEEYGENFVDMLDGIFSFVLYDTRDNHFLVARDAIGITSLYIGWGEDASVWVSSEYKTMHEDCEHFERFQPGTLYSSRERGFRRWYNPVWFSEMIPTTPYDPMVLRNALEKAVVKRLMTDVPFGVLLSGGLDSSLVASITSRYLAETKAGKQLGTTIHSFCIGLEGSPDLKAGREVADYLGTVHHEFHFTPQDGIDAIEDVIYHIESYELTTVRSSIPTYLISRKIKSHGIKMVLSGEGSDEIFGGYLYFHKAPNKEELHQESCRKIKALHQYDCLRANKATSAWGLEARFPYLDKEFVSVVMGIDPDNKLSGQKRRIEKWILRNAFDDKERPYLPQHILWRQKEQMSDGVGYNWIDALKAHAASHVTDTMMLNAARTYPLHTPPTKEAYLYRMIFEKIFPKQPARLTIPWEPTVACCTPKALSWFPEWSNNMDPSGRAAWGIHNSANTKLVSSDIVEPNKVEPQNGAATTTTTNGATNGH; from the exons ATGTGTGGGATACTTGCTTGCCTTTGGTGCTCTGATGACTCCTCTGCCAAAAGGAGTCGCATAATCCACCTTGCTCAAAG GTTGAAGCACCGTGGTCCTGATTGGATTGGGATATTCCAACACAAGGGTAATTATTTGGCTCATCAAAGATTAGCAATTGTGGATCTAACCTCTGGGGATCAGCCTCTCTTTAATGAAGACAAAACTATTGCTGTTGTG GCAAATGGAGAAATATACAATCATGAAGAGCTAAGGAAGAAGTTGCCAAATCACACCTTCAGCACCAACAGTGATTGTGAAGTCATTGCACACCTg TACGAGGAGTATGGGGAGAACTTTGTGGACATGTTGGATGGCATATTTTCTTTTGTGCTGTACGACACTCGTGATAACCACTTCTTAGTGGCGCGTGATGCAATCGGGATCACTTCCCTTTACATTGGCTGGGGAGAAGACG CGTCAGTGTGGGTTTCATCTGAGTACAAAACGATGCATGAAGATTGCGAACATTTTGAAAGGTTTCAACCTGGTACTTTGTACTCAAGCAGAGAGAGAGGATTTAGGAGATGGTACAATCCTGTTTGGTTCTCTGAGATGATTCCAACAACACCTTATGATCCCATGGTTTTGAGAAATGCTTTGGAGAAGGCAGTTGTAAAGAGGTTAATGACGGATGTGCCCTTTGGTGTGTTACTCTCGGGAGGCTTAGACTCATCGTTGGTTGCTTCCATCACTTCTCGCTACTTGGCTGAAACTAAAGCTGGCAAACAATTGGGAACTACCATTCATTCCTTTTGCATTGGCCTTGAG GGCTCACCTGATTTGAAGGCTGGAAGAGAAGTTGCTGATTACTTAGGAACAGTTCATCATGAATTTCACTTCACTCCTCAA GATGGAATCGATGCTATTGAAGATGTGATCTACCACATTGAATCATACGAATTAACAACAGTTAGATCAAGCATACCAACATATCTCATATCTCGTAAGATTAAATCACATGGAATCAAGATGGTTCTCTCTGGAGAAGGCTCTGATGAGATCTTTGGAGGCTACTTGTACTTCCATAAGGCACCAAACAAGGAAGAACTCCACCAAGAAAGTTGTCGCAAG ATTAAAGCGCTACACCAATATGATTGTCTAAGAGCAAACAAAGCAACATCAGCTTGGGGACTTGAAGCTAGATTCCCATACTTGGATAAGGAGTTTGTTAGTGTTGTCATGGGTATTGATCCTGATAACAAGCTg TCTGGACAAAAAAGACGAATTGAGAAATGGATTCTTAGGAACGCCTTTGATGACAAAGAACGTCCCTATCTTCCACag CATATACTGTGGAGGCAAAAGGAGCAAATGAGTGATGGAGTTGGGTATAATTGGATTGATGCACTCAAGGCACATGCTGCTAGTCAT GTTACCGACACTATGATGCTTAATGCTGCAAGAACCTACCCACTTCACACTCCTCCAACAAAAGAAGCTTACTTATACAGGATGATTTTTGAGAAGATCTTCCCTAAG CAACCGGCTAGGTTGACAATTCCATGGGAACCAACAGTTGCATGTTGCACACCAAAGGCACTAAGTTGGTTCCCTGAATGGTCAAACAACATGGACCCTTCAGGAAGGGCAGCATGGGGAATTCACAATTCCGCTAACACCAAATTGGTTAGTTCTGACATTGTGGAACCAAACAAGGTTGAACCTCAGAACGGTgctgccaccaccaccaccaccaatggTGCCACTAATGGCCATTAA
- the LOC107473394 gene encoding uncharacterized protein At5g39865-like has translation MWLPWQKSSALQIHDTSSQQPHSHFSCSSFKDIQTLFLEEPPTTNATITKAKPSTTIFHRVTLANSLLRAWSTHLLNQPSKLTNSPSQTYASRAGEPDSRAAKSDVRAVEMDSRAKETVSSVIVPRAEQRVVVYFTSLRVVRSTFEDCKTVRSILRGFKVALDERDVSMDSGFLRELRRVTGRLNGLTLPRVFVNGRYVGGAEEVRWLHESGELKKLLEGLPASDSLRQCHVCGDHRFVLCGECSGARKVYEEKGGFKTCTACNESGLIRCFSCSC, from the coding sequence ATGTGGTTACCATGGCAAAAATCATCAGCACTTCAAATTCACGACACATCATCCCAACAACCCCATTCTCATTTCTCATGTTCCTCCTTCAAAGACATTCAAACCCTCTTTCTTGAAGAACCCCCCACCACTAACGCCACCATCACAAAAGCCAAACCCTCCACAACCATTTTCCACCGAGTCACACTCGCCAACTCGCTCCTCCGAGCCTGGTCAACTCACCTGCTCAACCAGCCCTCAAAACTCACCAACTCCCCCTCCCAAACCTATGCCTCACGCGCCGGAGAACCAGACTCACGCGCCGCAAAATCAGATGTACGCGCCGTCGAAATGGACTCACGCGCCAAGGAAACGGTCTCTTCGGTAATCGTTCCGCGAGCAGAGCAGCGCGTGGTAGTGTACTTCACCAGCCTGCGCGTGGTGCGGTCCACCTTCGAGGACTGCAAAACGGTGCGTTCCATCCTTCGCGGGTTCAAGGTAGCACTAGACGAGCGTGACGTGTCAATGGACTCGGGTTTTCTCCGGGAACTTCGTCGGGTAACGGGTCGGTTAAACGGGCTGACCCTGCCACGTGTCTTCGTGAACGGTAGGTACGTGGGTGGGGCCGAAGAAGTGAGGTGGCTTCACGAAAGTGGAGAACTTAAGAAGCTTCTCGAAGGGTTGCCCGCATCGGATTCTTTGAGGCAGTGCCACGTGTGTGGGGACCACAGATTCGTGCTTTGCGGGGAGTGTTCCGGTGCGCGTAAGGTGTACGAGGAGAAAGGTGGATTCAAGACGTGTACGGCTTGCAATGAGAGTGGCTTGATCAGGTGCTTCTCTTGCTCTTGCTGA